A part of Miscanthus floridulus cultivar M001 chromosome 6, ASM1932011v1, whole genome shotgun sequence genomic DNA contains:
- the LOC136458083 gene encoding uncharacterized protein, with amino-acid sequence MARVCEPPMASNDDYASLLVDGWSPPAVTPARGSSPLRRLLHGGKLATTTRPVTTTTTTATRSHDVKRFICSRFAAVFRAMSCARDAAIRTCDEQQPSSNNGTAGVAAERRREAARRRRPSLEQLLRMEARTPPPASARPDHQQRKLVVGKPREAAAAAPYEVISSCAVKGNKEQEPLFPSPQSHFVAAVSDDGERRRRTTVVPVKLEAGTGGGPGRQTNAKRLVVVFASLRACSRAPRINDGKAELFYYRPIPMGRRCRVQHLEESPYSSDLSSLLDLGQM; translated from the coding sequence ATGGCGCGCGTGTGCGAGCCACCGATGGCATCGAATGACGACTACGCGTCGCTCTTGGTCGACGGATGGTCGCCACCAGCAGTCACCCCTGCTCGTGGGTCGTCTCCCTTGCGGCGGCTCCTTCACGgcgggaagctggcgacgacgacgaggccggtcaccaccaccaccacaaccgccACCAGGAGCCACGACGTCAAGAGGTTCATATGCTCGCGTTTCGCGGCCGTCTTCCGGGCGATGTCGTGCGCGCGTGATGCTGCGATCCGTACATGCGACGAACAacagccaagcagcaacaacGGCACGGCCGGGGTGGCCGCCGAGCGCCGCCGGGAGGCGGCGAGGAGGAGACGGCCAAGCCTCGAGCAGCTCCTCAGGATGGAAGcgcgcacgccgccgccggcATCCGCCCGCCCAGATCATCAGCAGCGCAAGCTGGTGGTGGGCAAACCACGagaagcggcggcggcagctccgTACGAGGTGATCTCCTCCTGCGCCGTGAAGGGGAATAAAGAGCAGGAGCCGTTATTCCCCTCTCCTCAAAGTCATTTCGTGGCTGCTGTCTCCGACGACggtgagcggcggcggcgaaccACGGTCGTGCCCGTGAAGTTGGAGGCCGGCACCGGCGGTGGCCCCGGCCGGCAAACGAACGCGAAAAGGCTGGTGGTCGTTTTCGCGTCTCTGCGGGCGTGCTCACGGGCTCCAAGGATTAACGACGGCAAGGCGGAGCTGTTCTATTATCGACCCATTCCCATGGGGCGGAGGTGCCGGGTTCAGCATCTGGAGGAGTCTCCTTACAGTAGTGACTTGTCGTCGCTGCTCGACCTTGGACAGATGTGA